The proteins below come from a single Prolixibacter sp. NT017 genomic window:
- a CDS encoding efflux RND transporter permease subunit, translating into MRKLTNFSVNYPVTVLMAVLAILLLGIISYQRLGIDLFPDLNSPRLYVEIKSGERPPEEMETLFVKNIEALAIRQSKVTQVSSIIRTGSAQVTVEYAWGKDMDEAFLDLQKALSNYSQNSEIDELNITQHDPNTAPVMIVGLSNESITDMNDLRKVAENYIRNELIRLEGIAEVELAGQEEREVRIDTDPYKLEAFNLTMDELSQKIEAFNRSISGGSITETGMQYIVKGVSMLRDIDDFNNLVVGYKAPVAGSETMQKAPIFLREVAHVSYQNKEPENIVRVNGKRCIGLAIYKETRFNTVKAVQDINEELAKITKALPGYHFTVVSNQGTFIKSAINEVKNTLLIGIVLAVFVLFLFLRRFGTTLIVSLAIPISIIATFNLMYFNGLTLNIMTLGGLALGAGMLVDNAIVVMENIFRNHENGLSVRESAIVGTAQVGGAITASTLTTIVVFLPIVYLHGASGELFRDQAWTVAFSLLSSLVVAIFLIPMMYHRIYRKKEATLKFRSVQVKGYGTFLSRILERRWWVIGGGIALLVISALLYPFIGSEFMPKADSREFTIEVKMPEGTPLERTSEGVASMEALLKELLGDNVQSIYSRIGPGSDLSETTQSVFEGENTAEVKVVLKPNAKYNSRNVVEAVSQWYKDNPQFEVNFVQDETALQSILGTQDAPVVVEVQGEDLNVIDTLTRQVMKRVQDIPGLYNMRTNIEDGYPEVDVEVDRLMAGMHNLSVEQVVSQITAQLEGQDAGQMEKGGEMRDITIHTPKMSLRQFHNIELNSNGQVIRLDEIARLKESVSPKEIYRLNQNRIGKVMADLDKNVPLDKVVSQMRSKLAGMQLPNDYKIKIAGEEQKREDSMHSLEFALLLSIILVYMVMASQFESLIHPFVILLTIPFSLVGTVLLFFIMGQPFNIMALIGVIMLVGIAVNDSIIFVDRINQLWRGGMSKREAIAVAGQQRIRPIIMTSLTTILALLPLTFGFGESASLRSSMALAVIGGLVTSTILTLVVIPCVYDLFTGKTIRSLDTVTDEEE; encoded by the coding sequence ATGAGAAAACTAACGAATTTTTCGGTGAATTATCCGGTTACGGTGCTGATGGCGGTACTGGCAATCCTGTTGCTCGGTATCATCTCGTACCAACGACTGGGAATTGACCTGTTTCCCGATTTGAACTCGCCGCGCCTGTACGTGGAGATAAAATCGGGTGAACGTCCGCCTGAAGAGATGGAAACGCTGTTTGTGAAAAACATCGAAGCGCTGGCCATCCGCCAAAGCAAAGTCACACAGGTTTCTTCGATTATCCGCACGGGTTCGGCGCAGGTAACGGTCGAATATGCGTGGGGAAAAGATATGGACGAAGCTTTTCTGGATTTGCAGAAAGCTTTGTCCAACTACTCGCAGAACAGCGAAATTGATGAGCTGAATATTACTCAGCACGATCCGAATACAGCGCCGGTGATGATTGTTGGTCTTTCCAACGAATCGATTACCGATATGAATGACTTGCGGAAAGTGGCTGAAAACTATATCCGGAACGAACTGATTCGGCTGGAAGGTATCGCCGAGGTAGAGTTGGCGGGACAGGAAGAGCGGGAAGTACGCATTGACACGGATCCGTATAAACTGGAAGCTTTCAACCTGACGATGGACGAACTGAGTCAGAAGATCGAGGCTTTCAACCGGAGTATTTCCGGTGGTTCCATTACCGAAACCGGTATGCAGTACATCGTAAAAGGCGTGAGCATGCTGCGCGATATCGACGACTTCAACAACCTGGTTGTCGGTTATAAAGCGCCGGTGGCTGGCAGTGAGACAATGCAGAAAGCGCCTATTTTCTTGCGGGAAGTAGCTCATGTTTCTTATCAGAATAAAGAGCCTGAAAACATTGTCCGTGTTAACGGGAAGCGCTGTATTGGGTTGGCGATTTACAAGGAAACGCGGTTCAATACCGTAAAAGCAGTTCAGGATATTAACGAAGAACTGGCCAAGATTACCAAAGCGCTTCCGGGGTACCACTTCACGGTAGTGAGCAACCAGGGAACGTTTATCAAGAGTGCTATTAATGAGGTGAAGAACACCCTGCTCATCGGTATTGTACTGGCTGTGTTTGTGTTGTTCCTGTTCCTCAGACGATTTGGAACCACGCTTATCGTCAGTTTGGCGATTCCCATATCGATTATTGCCACTTTCAACCTGATGTACTTTAATGGGTTAACCCTGAATATTATGACGTTGGGCGGTTTGGCGTTGGGAGCCGGTATGTTGGTCGATAACGCCATTGTAGTGATGGAGAATATTTTCCGGAATCACGAAAACGGTTTGTCTGTGCGCGAATCGGCTATCGTTGGTACGGCGCAGGTGGGAGGAGCCATCACGGCTTCAACGTTGACGACCATCGTGGTTTTCCTGCCCATCGTTTATCTGCACGGCGCTTCAGGCGAGTTATTCCGCGACCAGGCGTGGACGGTAGCTTTCTCGCTGCTATCCTCACTGGTGGTAGCCATATTTCTGATTCCGATGATGTATCACCGCATCTACCGGAAGAAAGAAGCAACATTGAAGTTTCGTTCCGTTCAGGTAAAAGGATACGGAACTTTCCTGTCGCGGATTTTGGAACGTCGGTGGTGGGTGATTGGCGGAGGAATTGCTCTGCTGGTTATTTCAGCTTTGCTTTATCCTTTTATCGGAAGCGAGTTTATGCCCAAAGCCGATAGTCGCGAATTCACCATCGAGGTAAAAATGCCCGAAGGCACACCGCTCGAGCGAACGTCGGAAGGAGTTGCTTCAATGGAAGCTCTGCTGAAAGAACTGTTGGGCGACAATGTACAGTCTATTTATTCCCGCATCGGTCCGGGTTCTGATTTGTCCGAAACAACGCAAAGTGTTTTTGAAGGAGAAAATACGGCTGAGGTAAAAGTCGTGCTGAAGCCGAACGCGAAATACAATTCACGGAATGTGGTGGAAGCGGTTTCGCAATGGTACAAAGATAATCCGCAGTTTGAAGTCAACTTCGTGCAGGATGAAACAGCGCTGCAAAGCATTTTGGGTACGCAAGATGCGCCGGTAGTGGTGGAAGTGCAGGGAGAAGACTTGAACGTGATTGATACACTCACCCGGCAGGTGATGAAACGGGTACAGGATATTCCCGGATTGTACAATATGCGGACGAACATCGAAGACGGTTATCCGGAAGTCGATGTGGAAGTCGACCGCTTGATGGCCGGAATGCATAACCTCAGTGTGGAGCAGGTGGTCAGCCAGATTACTGCTCAATTGGAAGGACAGGATGCAGGGCAGATGGAGAAGGGAGGCGAAATGCGCGACATCACTATTCATACTCCAAAGATGAGTTTACGTCAGTTTCATAATATTGAGCTCAACAGCAACGGACAAGTTATCCGGTTAGATGAAATCGCCAGGCTGAAGGAATCGGTTTCGCCGAAAGAGATTTATCGTCTTAACCAAAACCGTATTGGGAAGGTGATGGCCGATTTGGATAAAAACGTGCCGCTGGATAAAGTTGTGAGTCAGATGCGCAGCAAATTGGCCGGCATGCAGTTGCCCAACGATTATAAAATCAAAATTGCCGGCGAAGAGCAAAAGCGCGAGGATTCGATGCATAGTCTCGAGTTTGCGCTCCTTTTGTCCATTATTCTGGTGTATATGGTCATGGCTTCTCAGTTTGAGTCGCTGATTCATCCCTTCGTTATTCTGCTGACTATTCCGTTCTCGCTGGTTGGAACTGTGTTGCTGTTCTTCATCATGGGACAGCCATTCAATATTATGGCGCTAATCGGTGTGATTATGCTGGTGGGAATTGCGGTCAATGACTCCATCATTTTCGTCGACCGCATCAACCAACTGTGGCGCGGCGGCATGAGTAAACGGGAGGCTATCGCGGTGGCGGGACAGCAACGTATCCGTCCGATCATCATGACAAGTTTGACGACGATATTAGCGTTGCTTCCGCTGACATTTGGCTTCGGAGAGAGCGCTTCGTTGCGGTCGTCGATGGCATTGGCGGTTATCGGAGGTTTGGTAACCAGCACCATTCTGACATTGGTGGTAATTCCATGTGTGTACGATCTGTTTACCGGAAAAACGATTCGTAGTCTGGATACAGTGACCGACGAAGAGGAGTGA
- a CDS encoding efflux RND transporter permease subunit produces the protein MKFIINRKTLISMLFIGLSLLGYISWQNLPMELFPNAELPVLFVQVNTQTEVDPKYMENQAIIPLEGAIGTMQGIENLQSTAQSQRGTIVVEFKKNVNFKYTYLKLQEKIDEAKQSLPEEFRVTVMKVDLDQMNNQFMELQVRGSGGVDRVRNETDQEVVPELENIDGVAGVTAYGGREKSVEVRLKKAMCEAYGITPATIRSKIAQSYRTRAFAGNVYQSNRQYIVHVNAEYTDIKSLENLVIADGPILLKDVANVYFGVKEETSYSRVNGKDAVTVRLVNDAQANLIDVSHKTLDVVKKLNEKLASKDIEIVVQNNTAQTMEDNINQIIELALVGGLLAVLVLWIFLKNFQLVSVIALAIPISVYSAFNFFYAADISINSLTLVGMALAIGMLLDNSVVVLENIYRLRSQGLPPAKAVIQGTTEVWRSIVAATLTTITVFLPFLFSDNYLISLIGKNVGVSIISTLTISLFVALLLVPMMAHYFLSRKKSTSINFNQVSMRNPLIQGYVMVLKNTLRSPARTIIGALVFFFLTIFIVLAVSVNNLSEVETNDFQIYVTMPSGSTLESTDKVVSQIESRLEPIEEKQDVVSKIEEDNAVVTVTLKDDYKKTSKRSIAEIKSDVENRVENISGAEISVDEEPASAGNRGGGGGGSFGGGGTSFMRLLGVGTNWERILIKGQDFETMKNVASDFQYYLESLESMRRVQVSYSDNRPEVHLEFHPLLLTAYDIPLSNIASELNSFNPEINTNVPFKQGTDEYDIIIRDEDAKDKKERSADDLRHLLITDANGGTHELQSVADVVFSSGYAQIDRVNQEKQIEVRYRFIDEAQDSKTLLDAYRVEVDQIVANYNLPSGVAVQVIHEEDDLQEFYFLILAAFILILMILASVFESLSTPFVLMFSIPLAAIGSFLALIFTGNSLFNANTLTGFLILLGVVVNNGIILIDYTGILRKRGYRKERALITAGMSRIRPILITAITTIVAMLPLAMGDNEYVGAIGAPFAITVIGGLSVSTLLTLIFIPTFYFGLENAIDWVRKLDLRIQILQILLYVGGCILIFTKVDTFMWQMVDLVGLTVLIPGTTWFVKNSLRKATETVIDSDVPIQIRIQNLVKIYDRGNRFIREWKGNRNIRERKGELKTYHSWRDFDDFVWELPLLGFLTYFTFSYLDSGWWMFVMAHFVFLMSLSIWRRVQLLLAYSSAQSGKDRPVKMGIIIHRLLYWGLPAVALVLFYLKWENIGSVVMIAVLWYFVLAVKVTADKLYRDKVNIERLKGRFAGLRRLFFKLVEQIPVIGRKRDPFKALRGVSLEIGTGMIGLLGPNGAGKSTMMRVICGIYDQSYGKVWINGVDTQLKREELQGLIGYLPQEFGTYENMSAWEFLDYQAMLKGLSDKEAREARVQYVLEAVHLWDKKDDKIGSFSGGMKQRIGIAQILLHLPRILVVDEPTAGLDPRERIRFRNLLVELSRERVVIFSTHVIEDISSSCNQVAVINRGELRYTGHPNNMLKLADGLVWQFLIPAKEFDAMEGKDRVVHHMRDGDQIKVRYISATQPAPDAVVVKPVLEEAYLCLLKGIQKENS, from the coding sequence ATGAAATTTATTATAAACAGAAAGACCCTTATCAGCATGTTATTCATCGGGCTGAGCTTGCTGGGATATATCTCCTGGCAAAATCTCCCGATGGAGCTGTTTCCTAATGCTGAGCTGCCCGTGCTTTTCGTTCAGGTGAATACTCAGACAGAGGTGGACCCCAAATACATGGAGAACCAGGCCATCATTCCTTTGGAAGGAGCGATTGGAACCATGCAGGGAATCGAGAATTTGCAGTCGACAGCACAATCGCAACGGGGGACCATTGTCGTTGAGTTCAAGAAGAACGTCAATTTCAAATATACCTATCTGAAGCTGCAGGAGAAGATTGATGAAGCAAAACAGTCGCTTCCTGAAGAATTCCGGGTAACCGTGATGAAGGTGGATCTGGACCAGATGAACAACCAGTTCATGGAGCTTCAGGTGCGCGGTTCTGGTGGTGTCGACAGGGTAAGAAATGAAACTGATCAGGAGGTTGTACCTGAGCTGGAGAACATCGACGGAGTTGCGGGTGTAACGGCTTATGGTGGCCGGGAGAAATCGGTTGAAGTGCGACTGAAGAAGGCGATGTGTGAGGCGTATGGCATTACGCCGGCCACTATTCGGAGTAAAATTGCCCAGAGTTATCGTACCCGGGCTTTCGCCGGAAATGTGTATCAATCGAACCGGCAGTACATCGTGCATGTCAATGCCGAGTATACCGATATCAAGTCGCTGGAAAACCTGGTGATTGCCGACGGTCCCATCCTGCTAAAGGATGTGGCGAATGTTTATTTCGGTGTGAAGGAAGAGACCTCTTATTCCCGTGTCAACGGAAAGGATGCGGTGACAGTCCGGTTGGTGAACGATGCCCAGGCGAACCTGATTGATGTCTCGCACAAAACGCTGGATGTGGTTAAGAAGCTGAATGAAAAACTGGCTTCGAAAGATATTGAGATTGTTGTCCAGAACAACACGGCGCAAACCATGGAGGACAACATCAACCAGATTATTGAACTGGCGCTGGTGGGTGGACTTCTGGCCGTGCTTGTACTCTGGATTTTCCTGAAAAACTTCCAGTTGGTTTCGGTCATTGCTCTGGCCATTCCCATTTCGGTGTATTCGGCGTTCAACTTCTTCTACGCGGCCGATATCAGCATCAATAGTCTGACTTTGGTGGGAATGGCGCTGGCCATCGGGATGTTGCTCGACAATAGCGTCGTCGTGCTCGAAAACATATACCGATTACGATCCCAGGGCCTTCCTCCGGCGAAGGCAGTCATTCAGGGTACTACAGAAGTGTGGCGTTCGATTGTAGCGGCTACACTGACCACTATCACGGTATTTTTGCCTTTCCTTTTTTCCGACAACTATCTGATTAGCCTTATCGGGAAAAATGTGGGGGTTTCTATCATTTCCACGCTTACCATCAGTTTGTTTGTGGCGCTGTTGCTGGTGCCCATGATGGCCCACTATTTCCTTTCCAGGAAGAAGAGTACCTCCATCAACTTCAACCAGGTTTCCATGCGGAACCCGTTGATTCAGGGATATGTGATGGTGTTGAAGAATACGCTCCGAAGTCCGGCCCGGACGATTATCGGTGCACTGGTTTTCTTTTTCCTGACCATATTTATTGTATTGGCGGTGAGCGTGAATAACCTCAGCGAAGTTGAGACCAACGATTTTCAGATTTATGTGACCATGCCTTCGGGCTCAACGCTTGAATCGACCGACAAGGTTGTTTCACAAATCGAAAGCCGTCTCGAACCGATTGAGGAAAAGCAGGATGTGGTTAGTAAAATTGAAGAAGATAACGCGGTCGTTACAGTTACGCTGAAAGACGACTACAAGAAGACCAGCAAACGGAGCATTGCCGAAATCAAGAGCGATGTGGAAAATCGCGTTGAAAATATTTCCGGCGCTGAAATAAGTGTCGATGAAGAACCGGCTTCCGCCGGAAACCGCGGTGGCGGAGGTGGCGGTTCCTTTGGTGGAGGCGGAACCAGCTTCATGCGTTTGTTGGGAGTGGGAACCAACTGGGAACGCATTCTTATCAAAGGACAGGATTTCGAAACCATGAAGAATGTGGCTTCCGATTTTCAGTATTATCTCGAAAGTTTGGAGTCAATGCGCCGGGTGCAGGTCAGTTATTCCGACAACCGGCCGGAAGTTCATCTCGAGTTTCATCCGCTGCTGCTGACTGCTTACGACATTCCTTTGTCCAATATCGCTTCCGAATTGAATTCCTTCAATCCGGAAATCAATACCAACGTTCCATTCAAACAGGGAACCGACGAATACGATATCATTATTCGTGATGAAGACGCGAAGGACAAGAAAGAACGCTCGGCCGATGATTTAAGGCATTTGCTCATTACTGATGCGAATGGTGGCACCCACGAATTGCAGTCGGTAGCCGATGTGGTTTTCTCTTCCGGGTACGCACAAATTGACCGGGTGAACCAGGAAAAACAGATTGAAGTGCGCTACCGTTTCATCGACGAGGCGCAGGATTCGAAGACCTTGCTCGATGCTTACCGCGTGGAAGTGGACCAGATCGTAGCCAATTACAACCTGCCTTCGGGTGTTGCTGTCCAGGTTATTCATGAAGAAGATGATTTGCAGGAGTTCTATTTCCTGATTTTGGCGGCCTTTATCCTGATCCTGATGATTCTGGCTTCGGTATTCGAGTCGTTGTCTACACCTTTTGTGCTGATGTTCTCCATCCCGTTGGCGGCCATCGGATCATTCCTTGCACTCATTTTTACCGGAAATAGCCTGTTTAATGCAAATACCTTAACGGGCTTCCTGATATTGCTTGGGGTTGTTGTGAACAACGGAATTATTCTCATTGACTATACCGGTATTCTGCGGAAGCGTGGTTACCGGAAAGAACGCGCCCTGATTACGGCCGGAATGTCGCGTATTCGCCCGATTCTGATTACGGCTATTACCACTATCGTGGCCATGCTGCCACTGGCGATGGGCGATAATGAATATGTCGGAGCAATTGGTGCACCGTTCGCTATTACCGTAATCGGCGGCCTAAGCGTCAGTACATTGTTGACGCTTATTTTCATACCGACCTTCTATTTTGGCCTGGAAAATGCGATTGACTGGGTGCGCAAGCTCGATCTCCGGATTCAAATCCTTCAGATTTTGCTTTACGTAGGTGGCTGTATTCTCATCTTCACGAAAGTGGATACATTCATGTGGCAGATGGTCGATCTGGTTGGATTGACTGTATTGATTCCGGGAACTACCTGGTTCGTGAAAAATAGTCTGCGAAAAGCCACCGAAACGGTTATCGATTCGGATGTGCCGATTCAAATCAGGATACAGAACCTCGTGAAGATTTACGATCGAGGCAACCGGTTTATCCGTGAATGGAAGGGTAACCGGAACATTCGCGAACGCAAAGGCGAACTGAAAACGTACCATTCGTGGCGCGATTTCGACGATTTTGTCTGGGAATTGCCGCTATTGGGCTTCCTGACCTATTTCACGTTCTCTTATCTCGACAGCGGTTGGTGGATGTTCGTCATGGCGCACTTTGTTTTCCTGATGTCGTTATCCATTTGGCGTAGAGTACAACTGCTGCTGGCTTATTCTTCCGCGCAAAGCGGAAAAGACCGGCCTGTGAAAATGGGAATTATCATTCATCGCCTGCTGTATTGGGGACTTCCGGCAGTGGCATTGGTGCTGTTTTATCTGAAATGGGAAAACATCGGTTCGGTGGTGATGATCGCCGTGCTGTGGTATTTCGTTCTGGCGGTGAAAGTAACGGCCGACAAACTGTATCGCGACAAGGTAAACATCGAACGGTTAAAAGGTCGTTTTGCCGGCCTGCGCCGATTGTTCTTCAAACTGGTCGAACAAATCCCGGTTATCGGTCGCAAACGCGATCCATTCAAGGCATTGCGTGGTGTTTCACTCGAAATAGGTACCGGTATGATTGGCTTGCTGGGACCGAACGGCGCCGGTAAATCAACGATGATGCGTGTGATTTGCGGAATTTACGACCAAAGCTACGGTAAGGTTTGGATCAACGGTGTGGATACACAGCTTAAGCGCGAAGAGCTGCAGGGACTGATTGGTTATCTTCCGCAGGAATTTGGTACGTACGAAAATATGTCAGCATGGGAATTCCTCGATTACCAGGCTATGCTGAAAGGCTTGTCCGACAAAGAGGCACGTGAAGCGCGCGTTCAATATGTACTGGAAGCTGTTCATCTTTGGGATAAGAAAGACGACAAAATTGGTTCGTTTTCGGGTGGAATGAAGCAACGGATTGGAATAGCACAAATCCTGTTGCACTTGCCGCGCATTCTGGTTGTCGATGAGCCGACTGCCGGACTCGATCCACGCGAACGTATCCGTTTCCGGAACCTGTTGGTAGAATTGAGTCGTGAGCGCGTGGTCATTTTCTCGACACACGTCATCGAGGATATTTCCAGTTCGTGTAACCAGGTAGCTGTCATCAACCGCGGTGAACTGCGTTATACGGGTCATCCCAACAACATGCTGAAACTGGCCGATGGCTTGGTTTGGCAATTCTTGATTCCGGCAAAAGAGTTTGATGCCATGGAAGGAAAAGACCGGGTAGTACACCATATGCGCGATGGCGACCAGATTAAAGTCCGGTACATCTCTGCAACTCAACCGGCTCCGGATGCCGTAGTGGTGAAACCGGTACTGGAGGAGGCTTATTTGTGCTTATTGAAAGGAATTCAGAAAGAAAACAGTTGA
- a CDS encoding DMT family transporter — MKSETLRSHFKLHFVVLIYGFTAILGKLITLPAPQLVWFRMLIAAVSFYLYFRIRKKSFRVSRKDLLQILGVGLIVGAHWITFFGAIKISNVSVTLGCLASTTLFTSFLEPLFYRRRLNLLDIFIGLMIIAGLYMVFRFETQYTAGILVALTSAFLAGLFTVLNKKLIAHNSASVISFYEMLGGFAGISVFLAVSGQLNFSSLQMTGMDLFYLLLLAVVCTAFAFAVQVDVMRELSAYIVALTINLEPIYGILLAFFIFGESEQMTGGFYAGTAVILLAVFGYPVYHHYKRKRALQKA; from the coding sequence ATGAAAAGCGAAACGCTGAGGAGCCATTTCAAGTTGCATTTTGTGGTCCTGATATACGGATTCACTGCGATTTTGGGGAAATTGATTACGTTGCCAGCCCCGCAATTGGTATGGTTCCGCATGCTCATTGCAGCTGTTTCGTTTTATCTCTATTTCCGTATCCGGAAGAAGAGTTTTCGCGTTTCCCGGAAGGATTTACTGCAGATTCTGGGCGTCGGGCTCATTGTTGGGGCGCATTGGATTACCTTCTTTGGGGCGATTAAAATCTCGAATGTTTCGGTAACATTAGGTTGTCTTGCCTCCACTACATTGTTTACCAGTTTCCTGGAGCCGTTGTTTTATCGCCGTCGGTTGAACCTGCTCGATATATTTATCGGGTTGATGATCATCGCGGGACTCTACATGGTGTTCCGTTTCGAGACACAGTATACGGCTGGAATCTTAGTCGCCCTGACTTCAGCATTCCTGGCCGGGCTTTTCACTGTGCTGAATAAAAAGCTGATTGCCCATAACAGCGCGTCGGTCATTAGTTTTTACGAGATGCTGGGCGGATTTGCCGGTATCTCTGTGTTTCTGGCGGTGAGCGGACAACTAAACTTTTCCTCTCTGCAGATGACCGGCATGGACCTGTTTTATTTACTGTTGCTGGCTGTTGTTTGTACGGCTTTTGCGTTCGCGGTTCAGGTTGACGTGATGCGCGAGTTGTCCGCGTATATTGTTGCCCTGACCATTAACCTCGAACCGATTTACGGCATTCTCCTGGCCTTTTTTATCTTCGGCGAGTCGGAACAGATGACCGGCGGTTTTTATGCCGGTACAGCGGTTATCCTGCTGGCGGTGTTCGGCTATCCTGTCTACCATCATTATAAACGGAAAAGAGCGCTTCAAAAAGCCTGA
- a CDS encoding KamA family radical SAM protein: MVHAVNKRKSSVGRREEKQVVPKLKWAGSKVQDDIFSDDVSLFKSHFDVDYESYLQRLWDANNDIYRILAEADDLEQARDSFYAYLDRTERKVFDLDNKLHILEKSTVRECIRVLRSIIGPINEFRTEFSALDSLWKLARNQRTELKEKISVGFILEFINLFRGVTGKSHIYLEDKEVEKGIPDFLRMEGREAAHLRTEILDEMGSGMLKYFKKYPSGLEEEVIGWRTENRSRILRHFKGTEKDWGSYTWQIRNVIRSSKPLADLIELSAEQQETIDRAVQNHIAFGITPYYLSLMDSQISVGYDHAIRAQVIPPKEYVDKMSELRPGRKLSFDFMGEHDCSPVDLVTRRYPMIAIMKPYNTCAQICVYCQRNWEIERVLEPRAMASKEKLQNALSWFDRHKSIGDVLITGGDPLVMRDAQLENILATLSEKKHIYRIRIGSRTPVVLPMRFTDELVAMLAKYHQPPRLHLSIVTHFEHSYEITPESMHAVQKLRKAGISVYNQQVFTVENSRRFETAKLRKDLKSIGVDPYYTFNMKGKEETKQYMVPIARILQERKEEARLLPGLDRTDEPVFNVPRLGKNHLRAGQDRRLVMILPDGSRVYEFHPWEKNIKPIPPYNYVDVPIYDYLEELASRGENIHDYRTIWFYY, from the coding sequence ATGGTGCATGCAGTGAATAAGAGGAAAAGTTCTGTCGGCAGGAGAGAGGAAAAACAGGTAGTACCGAAATTGAAATGGGCAGGAAGCAAGGTGCAGGATGATATCTTTTCGGATGATGTAAGCCTGTTTAAATCGCATTTCGATGTCGATTATGAGAGCTATTTGCAACGGTTGTGGGATGCCAATAACGATATTTACCGGATTTTAGCGGAAGCAGACGATTTGGAACAGGCCCGCGATAGCTTTTATGCCTATTTGGACCGGACCGAGCGGAAGGTTTTCGATTTGGACAATAAGCTGCATATTCTCGAAAAATCGACTGTGCGCGAGTGCATACGGGTATTGCGCAGTATCATTGGGCCAATCAACGAGTTTCGGACCGAGTTCTCGGCGCTGGATAGTTTGTGGAAATTAGCCCGGAATCAACGAACCGAGCTGAAAGAGAAGATATCGGTCGGGTTTATCCTGGAGTTTATCAACCTTTTTCGCGGCGTAACCGGCAAGTCACATATTTACCTGGAAGATAAAGAGGTGGAGAAAGGAATCCCCGACTTCCTCCGAATGGAAGGCCGGGAGGCGGCTCACTTGCGAACGGAGATCCTCGACGAAATGGGTTCCGGCATGCTGAAATATTTCAAGAAATATCCTTCCGGACTGGAAGAGGAAGTGATTGGCTGGCGAACCGAAAATCGCTCGCGCATCCTTCGGCACTTCAAGGGTACTGAAAAAGACTGGGGCAGTTACACATGGCAGATACGAAACGTGATTCGATCATCGAAACCGCTGGCTGATTTGATTGAGCTCTCGGCCGAACAGCAGGAAACGATCGACCGTGCCGTGCAGAATCATATTGCTTTCGGAATCACGCCCTATTATCTTAGCCTGATGGATTCGCAAATCTCGGTTGGATACGATCATGCTATCCGGGCGCAGGTGATTCCGCCCAAAGAGTACGTGGATAAAATGAGCGAGCTCCGGCCGGGACGAAAATTGTCATTCGATTTTATGGGTGAGCACGATTGCTCTCCGGTCGACCTGGTGACCCGCCGTTATCCCATGATTGCCATTATGAAACCGTACAACACCTGTGCGCAGATTTGTGTATACTGCCAGCGAAACTGGGAGATTGAACGGGTGCTCGAACCAAGGGCCATGGCATCGAAAGAGAAGTTACAGAATGCCTTGTCGTGGTTCGACCGGCATAAGAGCATCGGTGATGTGCTGATTACCGGGGGCGACCCGCTCGTGATGCGCGATGCGCAGCTTGAAAATATCCTGGCGACCCTTTCGGAGAAGAAGCATATCTACCGTATCCGGATTGGCTCGCGCACGCCGGTGGTTCTGCCCATGCGTTTTACGGACGAGCTGGTGGCCATGCTGGCCAAATATCACCAGCCGCCCCGGTTGCACCTGTCCATCGTTACGCATTTCGAACATTCGTACGAAATTACGCCTGAATCCATGCATGCTGTCCAGAAACTGCGGAAAGCGGGCATCAGTGTTTATAACCAACAGGTGTTTACGGTCGAGAATTCGCGACGGTTCGAAACTGCCAAACTGCGCAAGGATTTGAAATCAATCGGTGTCGACCCGTATTACACCTTCAACATGAAAGGGAAGGAAGAGACGAAGCAATACATGGTGCCCATTGCCCGCATTCTGCAGGAGCGAAAGGAAGAGGCTCGTCTGCTGCCCGGCCTCGACCGCACCGATGAGCCGGTGTTTAATGTTCCCCGTTTGGGAAAAAACCATCTGCGTGCCGGCCAGGACAGGCGCCTGGTGATGATTTTGCCGGACGGCTCCCGGGTGTATGAGTTCCATCCGTGGGAAAAGAATATCAAGCCCATTCCGCCCTATAACTACGTGGATGTGCCCATTTACGACTACCTGGAAGAGCTGGCTTCGCGCGGCGAGAATATCCACGATTACCGGACGATCTGGTTTTATTATTAA